One part of the Kryptolebias marmoratus isolate JLee-2015 linkage group LG2, ASM164957v2, whole genome shotgun sequence genome encodes these proteins:
- the nkapd1 gene encoding uncharacterized protein NKAPD1 isoform X2 translates to MSKQPMGKTLLRNVIRHTDAHNKIQEEMEMWKMRDWEMQMSRHKHFPDTDSVKGQMHCDRVPDLSRDRSRSRERVSEHDDRKARCWTRKLYEFEAGDPDRWGHSGFKELYPEEFESDNEKSRAAKKIGGRKMKKSTSDTEACLLKRSKKSSRKKKKKKKKESGNERRKRDRSSSSDCSTIDRSDIKEKPKKKTGTKSRHKNKKTLKTRERNEDSSSGDSRREERDERQTKNHKKRKQDSLKDSDSDLDSKKKRRKNWKAAGEESSGDSSTD, encoded by the exons ATGTCCAAACAGCCGATGGGGAAGACGTTGCTGCGGAATGTAATTCGGCACACAGATGCCCACAACAAG ATCCAAGAAGAGATGGAGATGTGGAAAATGCGAGACTGGGAGATGCAGATGTCCCGGCACAAACATTTTCCCGACACGGACAGTGTGAA AGGACAGATGCACTGCGATCGAGTTCCAGATTTGTCCAGAGACAGGAGTCGAAGCAGAGAGCGGGTTTCAGAGCACGACGACAGAAAGGCTCGGTGCTGGACCCGCAAACTCTATGAATTTGAGGCCGGTGATCCCGACAG ATGGGGACATAGTGGCTTCAAGGAGCTTTATCCTGAGGAGTTTGAAAGTGACaa tgaaaaaaGCAGAGCCGCAAAGAAGATCGGGGGTCGCAAAATGAAGAAGTCCACGTCTGACACAGAAGCGTGCCTCTTAAAGCGATCAAAAAAATCATctcgaaagaaaaaaaagaaaaagaagaaggaaagtGGGAATGAAAGGAGAAAGAGAGACCGGTCCTCGAGCAGTGACTGCAGCACTATTGACAGAAGTGATATAAAAGAGAAgccaaagaagaaaacagggaCTAAAAGccgacacaaaaacaagaaaacgcTGAAAACCAGGGAGAGAAATGAGGACAGCAGCTCAGGGGACAGCAGACGCGAGGAAAGAGATGAGAGGCAGactaaaaatcataaaaagcgAAAGCAGGACTCCCTGAAGGACTCGGACTCGGATCTGGActccaaaaagaaaaggaggaaaaactgGAAGGCAGCAGGTGAGGAGAGCTCAGGCGATAGTTCTACAGACTGA
- the nkapd1 gene encoding uncharacterized protein NKAPD1 isoform X1 codes for MRLVVAGVTMSKQPMGKTLLRNVIRHTDAHNKIQEEMEMWKMRDWEMQMSRHKHFPDTDSVKGQMHCDRVPDLSRDRSRSRERVSEHDDRKARCWTRKLYEFEAGDPDRWGHSGFKELYPEEFESDNEKSRAAKKIGGRKMKKSTSDTEACLLKRSKKSSRKKKKKKKKESGNERRKRDRSSSSDCSTIDRSDIKEKPKKKTGTKSRHKNKKTLKTRERNEDSSSGDSRREERDERQTKNHKKRKQDSLKDSDSDLDSKKKRRKNWKAAGEESSGDSSTD; via the exons ATGCGTCTCGTCGTGGCAGGTGTCACCATGTCCAAACAGCCGATGGGGAAGACGTTGCTGCGGAATGTAATTCGGCACACAGATGCCCACAACAAG ATCCAAGAAGAGATGGAGATGTGGAAAATGCGAGACTGGGAGATGCAGATGTCCCGGCACAAACATTTTCCCGACACGGACAGTGTGAA AGGACAGATGCACTGCGATCGAGTTCCAGATTTGTCCAGAGACAGGAGTCGAAGCAGAGAGCGGGTTTCAGAGCACGACGACAGAAAGGCTCGGTGCTGGACCCGCAAACTCTATGAATTTGAGGCCGGTGATCCCGACAG ATGGGGACATAGTGGCTTCAAGGAGCTTTATCCTGAGGAGTTTGAAAGTGACaa tgaaaaaaGCAGAGCCGCAAAGAAGATCGGGGGTCGCAAAATGAAGAAGTCCACGTCTGACACAGAAGCGTGCCTCTTAAAGCGATCAAAAAAATCATctcgaaagaaaaaaaagaaaaagaagaaggaaagtGGGAATGAAAGGAGAAAGAGAGACCGGTCCTCGAGCAGTGACTGCAGCACTATTGACAGAAGTGATATAAAAGAGAAgccaaagaagaaaacagggaCTAAAAGccgacacaaaaacaagaaaacgcTGAAAACCAGGGAGAGAAATGAGGACAGCAGCTCAGGGGACAGCAGACGCGAGGAAAGAGATGAGAGGCAGactaaaaatcataaaaagcgAAAGCAGGACTCCCTGAAGGACTCGGACTCGGATCTGGActccaaaaagaaaaggaggaaaaactgGAAGGCAGCAGGTGAGGAGAGCTCAGGCGATAGTTCTACAGACTGA